CCACGCCCTACGGGACTCAATAGCCTGATTAAGGGTTTCATGCACCAAAAACACATTACCTGCAGAACGGGCTGGTGAAACTATATTACCAAGCCATAAGAAGGAAATGTTATCCAGATCTTCGGCGCGTCTGGCGGAGGGGTCAGACCATTTAAGAAAGAATTCGTCCTGAACCGTCCGCAGGGTGTAGTCACCGCTGCGAGTCACAGGGGCAACAGTAAATTGTCGAGTTGACTTAAACGAGCGGTAGCGCAGGGTATGATTCCAGATAATTTCCAGAGCGTTATTGGGGATAGGGAAAGGAAAGCCCATAATGGCTTCCGCTATACCCGTACCACCACCGATCAGTTCACCTACTTCTGCATTATTCTTGGTGGCCGTATAGACAGTATCAGGGTAGGCGCAGGACCGGCGGGACTGATAGACATTCATAAAATAAGTATCGGGAAAGGTCCTGAGCAGGGTCTTGTATCCCTCGGAGAGGTTTTCCGAATACTGGTCCATATTGGCAGCGGTAATGGTGAACTTGAGCGGGTCAGCCGCGAAAGGGTCTTCAAGTTTCTCGCCGGGGGTATAGGCGACATTGCCCGGTACATTCTCCAATCCACCTGTCCACGCAGGGATGGCTCCATCTCCGGCCTTTTCAGCACCTATCGGTGTTAAATCATTGCCGAGGCGGTCAGCCTGACTCTTAGGCACCTTGGCGAGTGCTGATGTTGCCATCAGGCACAAACCAAGGCCTGCTACCAAGATATGTACTAATTTCATTTTACATTCCCTCCCGCTTCTCAGGTTTCCCGGGTTCTCGGGGTGGTTTTCTCATACGAATCTTCATCCGGGACAATCCCGTATCAGTTCATTGCCGTATCAGATTAACACTCCATCATTTTAATTCCGGTCTCATTTTTATCTTTCATAAACACAATTACTTTGGTCCGACCTCCTAGAAAGCGTAAGAAATATCAAGAGCCATGAAATCCCGGTCAAGGTTGACGTCCCTTAGCTCTTTGCCCAAGAAGTCGGTGTAGCCAAGGACCACGCGCCAGCTTCCCTGATATTCGGCCGTCATACGAAGATCCAGAAACTTTGAGCCGGCTGTGTACTGGGAGAATGGTGCCGGTGAGTAACCTTTAACGTCATGGGACCAGGCGATGGACGGTGAGACCGTCCAGGCCGTACCCAAGGCATTGGCGTACTGCCAGATGCCGACAAGGACGTAGCCCCAGGAGAAGGTATCGGGGCGGCAATCATGGCGGACGTCAGCACCAAATATTCCACCCAACGGTATATCACTGCCCGATGTACAGGTGGAGGCAATCTGCGGTCCCGCCGCCGCCACGGCAGCCGGCAGCAACAAAGGATCAGTCACGTGGATATGCAGAGGCCTTGGGATATCTGGTGCATAGATTCCGCCTACTTCGGT
This genomic interval from Parvularculales bacterium contains the following:
- a CDS encoding DUF1329 domain-containing protein, with the translated sequence MKLVHILVAGLGLCLMATSALAKVPKSQADRLGNDLTPIGAEKAGDGAIPAWTGGLENVPGNVAYTPGEKLEDPFAADPLKFTITAANMDQYSENLSEGYKTLLRTFPDTYFMNVYQSRRSCAYPDTVYTATKNNAEVGELIGGGTGIAEAIMGFPFPIPNNALEIIWNHTLRYRSFKSTRQFTVAPVTRSGDYTLRTVQDEFFLKWSDPSARRAEDLDNISFLWLGNIVSPARSAGNVFLVHETLNQAIESRRAWQYSAGTRRVRRAPDIAYDFATADTDLLATTDNFDGYSGSPDRYDWTVTGKSKKYIAYNNYVAESTPYAEFLNVRHLNQDKIRYELQRVWTIQATLKPDARHVYARRVKHLNEDNWQLANGELYDSRGGLWRVQELHTLQRYNVPLCGSGAEIVYDLQEGRYVAMSMQNEEPPVNYFADELDESRYTPSSIRRIGIR